In [Leptolyngbya] sp. PCC 7376, a genomic segment contains:
- a CDS encoding transposase, which yields MRWVMNSFGWILEVVLRPKEQKSFTPLPRRWVVERTFGWFYWCRRLSRDYECSTESAEAWIYIASMRLLLRRLA from the coding sequence GTGCGCTGGGTGATGAATAGCTTCGGTTGGATATTGGAGGTTGTGTTACGTCCAAAAGAACAAAAGAGTTTTACTCCTCTACCAAGGCGATGGGTTGTAGAAAGAACCTTTGGCTGGTTTTATTGGTGCAGGCGTTTGAGTCGTGATTATGAATGTTCAACCGAAAGTGCAGAAGCTTGGATTTACATTGCCTCTATGCGTCTACTATTAAGACGATTAGCCTGA
- a CDS encoding transposase codes for MDTATMIHQDVGVDGNKRIKGRKRHVMVDSLGIPLAVVVTAAHISDIKGLRFLLE; via the coding sequence GTGGATACCGCAACAATGATTCACCAAGATGTCGGTGTGGATGGCAACAAACGCATCAAAGGTCGTAAACGCCATGTGATGGTTGATAGCTTGGGCATCCCTCTAGCAGTGGTAGTCACCGCAGCTCATATCTCTGATATCAAAGGATTGCGATTCCTACTAGAGTGA
- a CDS encoding transposase, with amino-acid sequence MIRTFIPYPELTLLYVLRGGIAWRLLPHDFPKWQTVYHYFRQWRNDGTWQRINPQLHQWERTMSHDLPLLQAMGWWILNRWIPQQ; translated from the coding sequence TTGATTAGAACCTTTATTCCTTATCCCGAACTCACGTTACTCTACGTTTTGAGGGGTGGTATCGCATGGCGGTTGTTGCCTCATGATTTTCCTAAGTGGCAAACGGTTTACCACTACTTTCGCCAATGGCGTAACGACGGCACTTGGCAAAGGATTAACCCTCAGCTTCATCAGTGGGAGAGAACGATGAGTCATGACCTCCCTCTTCTCCAAGCTATGGGGTGGTGGATTCTCAATCGGTGGATACCGCAACAATGA
- a CDS encoding Cof-type HAD-IIB family hydrolase, whose product MEDIRLLVLDIDGTISGHTNQVTTAVLDAIHDVQRRGIRVAIATGRMFRSARRFHQAIASDLPIIAYNGAWIQDPVSQELHRRLSVPAKLGVEIVDYLTAEPWQSTMHIHVYHDDELYVSEVNERTNFYEKRTGCKANLLVDLREIVNHAPTKILAVCHCEDIPKKLLPAVKKRYTNQQIHCTQSTEVYVEFTSPTATKGRAVKFLTEEILGWQPENVMAIGDNFNDCEMLQYAGVGVAMGNAPDAVKQSADYVTRSVEQDGVVQAISNFSLL is encoded by the coding sequence ATGGAAGATATTCGCCTCCTCGTCCTCGATATTGACGGTACGATTTCGGGTCATACTAACCAAGTTACTACCGCTGTCCTTGATGCCATTCATGATGTGCAACGACGCGGTATTCGGGTGGCCATTGCCACAGGGAGAATGTTTCGCTCGGCCCGGAGATTTCATCAGGCGATCGCCTCGGATTTACCTATCATTGCTTATAACGGCGCGTGGATCCAAGACCCGGTTAGTCAAGAACTTCATCGCCGTCTCTCAGTCCCAGCTAAACTCGGCGTTGAAATCGTAGACTACCTAACAGCGGAACCTTGGCAATCAACCATGCATATTCACGTCTACCACGATGATGAACTATATGTATCCGAGGTGAATGAACGCACAAACTTCTACGAGAAAAGAACAGGCTGTAAAGCAAATCTCCTCGTGGATTTACGAGAGATTGTGAACCATGCCCCGACAAAAATTTTAGCGGTCTGCCATTGTGAGGATATTCCCAAGAAACTTTTGCCCGCCGTCAAAAAACGCTATACAAACCAGCAAATCCATTGCACGCAATCCACAGAAGTGTATGTTGAATTTACTTCCCCAACAGCGACAAAAGGGCGAGCGGTTAAATTCCTCACTGAAGAGATTTTAGGTTGGCAGCCAGAAAATGTGATGGCAATTGGCGATAATTTTAATGACTGTGAGATGTTGCAATATGCTGGAGTTGGTGTGGCAATGGGCAATGCTCCGGATGCTGTTAAACAATCTGCTGATTATGTCACCAGATCTGTTGAGCAAGATGGAGTTGTTCAGGCGATTTCAAACTTCAGCCTATTATGA